One Nodosilinea sp. FACHB-141 DNA segment encodes these proteins:
- a CDS encoding RNA polymerase sigma factor SigF, with amino-acid sequence MVATSRFQAKGSTLELLRLYQSNPDLNLRNQLVQLNIGLVRREAYRWLQQSNETFDDLMQVGSLGLIRAIERFDMGKGYAFSSFAIPYIRGEIQHYLRDKSTSMRIPRRWQALQSQSARVIRQLQADLGRLPNDAEISAALDISIAEWQDVKLATRNRSLLSLDAPVQDEESGCLGDLLPDLKYRSFQLAQEDQLRLQQALHQLENRTREVLEFVFLYDLTQKETAERMGISAVTVSRRVKQGLKHLQVLMVSNEDETA; translated from the coding sequence ATGGTCGCCACTTCCCGATTTCAAGCTAAAGGCAGCACCCTAGAACTGCTGCGGCTCTATCAAAGCAATCCCGATCTCAATTTGCGCAATCAACTGGTGCAGCTCAACATTGGGTTAGTCCGCCGTGAGGCCTACCGTTGGCTGCAACAATCTAACGAAACCTTTGACGACCTCATGCAGGTGGGTAGCCTGGGGCTGATTCGCGCCATCGAACGCTTCGACATGGGCAAGGGCTATGCCTTTAGTTCCTTTGCAATTCCCTACATTCGTGGCGAAATTCAGCACTACCTGCGCGACAAAAGCACCTCTATGCGCATCCCACGGCGGTGGCAGGCACTGCAAAGCCAGTCGGCCCGTGTTATTCGCCAACTGCAAGCCGATCTGGGTCGTCTGCCCAACGATGCCGAAATTTCTGCAGCCCTCGATATCTCGATAGCCGAGTGGCAAGATGTCAAGCTGGCCACTCGCAATCGATCGCTGCTGAGCCTCGACGCCCCAGTACAAGATGAAGAATCAGGCTGTCTAGGCGACCTGTTGCCCGACCTCAAATACAGAAGTTTTCAGCTGGCTCAAGAAGATCAACTTCGCCTTCAGCAGGCTCTGCACCAGCTTGAGAACCGCACCCGCGAAGTGCTGGAATTTGTCTTTCTCTACGACCTTACCCAAAAAGAAACCGCCGAGCGCATGGGGATTAGCGCCGTTACCGTATCGCGCCGGGTGAAGCAAGGGCTCAAGCATTTACAGGTGCTTATGGTGTCTAACGAAGATGAAACCGCCTAA
- the msrP gene encoding protein-methionine-sulfoxide reductase catalytic subunit MsrP, which translates to MVFFRSRPGWQLPESRVTAEGVFWQRRRFMKSLIGAGVGFAAASAGACQRSPTMDADLANTLGEPLNGARLNGAFADAGREPTPQVYASRYNNFYEFGGSKDIWASAQALPTDPWSVEVTGLVKNPQTFSLDDLTQRFALEERIYRFRCVEAWAMVVPWIGFPMRSLMAAVEPTSAARYVRFTSYYDSAVCPGPSLGFARNLPWPYTEGLTVEEMANDLAFFAVGVYGRTLPKQHGAPIRMVVPWKYGFKGAKSIVKIEFVAEQPATYWNTLAPDEYKFEANVEPDVPHPRWSQAKERLIGESTAMFTWEQQPTVIYNGYREYVAELYG; encoded by the coding sequence ATGGTTTTCTTTCGGTCTCGCCCCGGCTGGCAGCTACCAGAGTCGCGAGTGACTGCTGAGGGGGTGTTTTGGCAGCGACGACGGTTTATGAAGTCGCTGATTGGCGCCGGAGTCGGGTTTGCAGCTGCTTCAGCAGGGGCCTGTCAGCGATCGCCCACCATGGATGCAGACCTAGCTAATACCCTAGGAGAACCCCTAAATGGGGCGAGGCTCAACGGTGCCTTTGCCGATGCTGGACGAGAGCCGACGCCACAGGTGTATGCCAGCCGCTACAACAATTTCTACGAGTTTGGCGGCAGCAAAGATATTTGGGCGAGTGCCCAGGCTCTGCCAACTGACCCGTGGAGCGTAGAGGTAACAGGATTGGTCAAAAATCCTCAAACCTTTAGCCTGGATGACTTAACCCAGCGCTTTGCTTTAGAAGAGCGCATCTACCGATTTCGCTGTGTAGAGGCCTGGGCTATGGTTGTGCCCTGGATTGGTTTCCCCATGCGATCGCTGATGGCGGCCGTGGAGCCAACCTCAGCGGCTAGGTACGTGCGGTTTACTTCCTACTATGATTCGGCGGTGTGCCCTGGCCCCAGCCTGGGCTTTGCCCGCAACCTGCCTTGGCCCTACACCGAAGGGCTGACCGTGGAGGAAATGGCTAACGATTTGGCCTTCTTTGCGGTCGGTGTCTATGGGCGCACCCTGCCTAAGCAACACGGCGCTCCAATTCGCATGGTGGTGCCCTGGAAGTATGGCTTTAAGGGGGCCAAATCGATTGTCAAAATTGAGTTTGTGGCCGAGCAGCCCGCCACCTACTGGAATACGCTAGCCCCCGATGAGTATAAGTTTGAGGCTAATGTGGAGCCCGATGTGCCTCACCCACGCTGGTCGCAGGCTAAAGAGCGGTTGATTGGAGAATCGACGGCAATGTTTACCTGGGAGCAGCAGCCCACGGTGATCTACAACGGCTATAGGGAGTATGTGGCAGAGCTGTATGGGTAA
- the cobW gene encoding cobalamin biosynthesis protein CobW has protein sequence MHKIPVTIITGFLGAGKTTLIRQLLQNPEGRRIAVLVNEFGEVGIDGDLLRSCQVCDEDGEAIAPETNILELTNGCLCCTVQEEFLPTMQQLMTRRDQIDCIVIETSGLALPKPLVQAFRWPEIRTAATVDSVITLVDCEALAAGDLVGDLPALEAQRQADDSLDHETPLEELFEDQLNCADLVLLTKVDKVSESDRTRIETWLTQQLPHSVKVLGLAGGEGSSPVSPNLLLGFNSAVEDNLDSRPSHHDHEHDHDHDDDIIAIPIVLDQSFDPKALVKRLETLAATHEIYRIKGFVDVPNKAMRLVVHGVGQRFDSFFDRAWQPSEPRQTRLVVIGKDLDEEVIRAAIAA, from the coding sequence ATGCATAAAATTCCAGTCACCATCATTACCGGCTTTTTGGGGGCAGGCAAAACCACCCTAATCCGCCAACTGCTGCAAAACCCTGAGGGTCGGCGCATTGCCGTGCTGGTCAACGAGTTCGGCGAAGTCGGCATCGACGGCGACCTGCTGCGCAGCTGCCAGGTGTGTGACGAAGATGGGGAAGCGATCGCCCCCGAAACCAACATTCTCGAACTCACCAACGGCTGCCTCTGCTGCACCGTGCAGGAGGAGTTCTTGCCCACCATGCAGCAGCTGATGACCCGCCGCGACCAGATCGACTGCATTGTGATCGAAACCTCTGGCCTCGCCCTGCCCAAGCCCCTGGTGCAGGCCTTTCGCTGGCCCGAAATTCGCACCGCCGCCACCGTTGACAGCGTCATTACCCTAGTCGACTGCGAAGCCCTAGCTGCAGGCGACCTAGTGGGCGACCTACCCGCCCTTGAGGCTCAGCGCCAGGCCGACGACAGCCTCGACCACGAAACGCCTTTAGAAGAATTGTTTGAAGACCAGCTCAACTGCGCTGACCTAGTGCTGTTGACCAAGGTAGATAAGGTGAGTGAGAGCGACCGCACCCGCATTGAAACCTGGCTCACCCAGCAGCTACCCCACTCCGTTAAAGTACTGGGTCTAGCCGGAGGCGAGGGCAGCAGCCCCGTCAGCCCCAACCTGCTGCTGGGCTTTAACTCCGCCGTCGAAGACAACCTCGACAGCCGCCCCAGCCACCACGACCACGAACATGATCACGACCACGACGACGACATCATCGCCATCCCCATCGTGCTCGATCAAAGTTTTGACCCCAAGGCTTTAGTCAAGCGGTTAGAAACCCTCGCCGCCACCCATGAGATCTACCGCATCAAGGGCTTCGTTGACGTTCCTAACAAAGCCATGCGTCTGGTAGTCCACGGCGTTGGTCAGCGGTTTGACTCCTTCTTTGACCGGGCCTGGCAACCCAGTGAGCCTCGCCAAACCCGGCTGGTCGTGATTGGTAAGGATCTGGACGAAGAGGTGATTCGGGCTGCGATCGCCGCCTAA
- a CDS encoding VOC family protein: protein MDSAAVLFHLAFPVTNIATAKDFYVTGLGCQPGRETASSLILNLRGHQLVAHTTADLAPQKGIYPRHFGLVFLAESDWEALLHQAKDKQLNFYQGEKRRFAGSTLEHRTFFLQDPFFNLLEFKYYCHPSAIFGEVDQKQVGDAE from the coding sequence ATGGACTCTGCTGCCGTTCTGTTTCACCTGGCCTTTCCAGTGACCAACATTGCCACAGCAAAAGACTTTTACGTCACCGGGTTGGGCTGCCAGCCAGGACGAGAAACGGCCAGCTCCCTCATTCTCAACCTCCGTGGTCACCAGCTGGTGGCCCACACCACCGCCGATCTGGCTCCACAAAAGGGAATTTATCCTCGCCACTTTGGCCTAGTCTTTTTGGCCGAGTCCGATTGGGAAGCCCTGCTGCACCAGGCTAAGGATAAGCAGCTCAACTTCTATCAGGGCGAAAAGCGTCGCTTTGCAGGCAGCACCCTAGAGCACCGCACCTTCTTTTTACAGGATCCATTTTTTAACCTGCTGGAGTTTAAATACTACTGCCACCCCAGCGCCATCTTTGGCGAGGTTGACCAAAAGCAGGTGGGGGATGCCGAATAA
- the lepB gene encoding signal peptidase I, which produces MNPKLPQPAPPNPPTEDKAPPAEVSAWARWRSLWTGQWSNIRVLAIALAIALTVRVLIAEPRYIPSNSMDPTLHIGDRLLVEKISYRWQSPHRGDIVVFAPPPQLAQLGYETRQAFIKRVIGEPGQTIAVRQGQVIVDGEPLQEDYTLEAPAYTLEPVTVPSGQVFVMGDNRNDSNDSHVWGGLPQQNIIGRARFRFWPLDRLGPVS; this is translated from the coding sequence ATGAATCCTAAGCTGCCGCAACCTGCCCCACCTAATCCCCCCACTGAAGATAAAGCACCGCCAGCGGAGGTTTCAGCTTGGGCCCGCTGGCGATCGCTGTGGACCGGGCAGTGGAGTAATATCCGGGTACTGGCGATCGCCCTAGCAATAGCCCTCACGGTGCGGGTGCTAATCGCTGAACCTCGCTACATTCCCTCCAACTCGATGGATCCGACGCTGCACATCGGCGATCGCCTACTGGTCGAAAAAATCAGCTACCGCTGGCAGTCTCCTCACCGGGGCGACATCGTGGTGTTTGCGCCACCGCCGCAGCTTGCCCAGCTGGGATACGAGACTCGTCAGGCCTTTATCAAACGAGTGATTGGCGAACCCGGTCAGACCATCGCCGTCCGCCAAGGACAGGTGATCGTTGACGGCGAACCGCTGCAAGAGGACTACACCCTTGAAGCACCGGCCTACACGTTAGAGCCCGTCACCGTCCCCTCAGGGCAGGTGTTTGTCATGGGCGACAACCGCAACGACAGCAACGACTCCCACGTATGGGGCGGGCTCCCTCAGCAAAACATCATTGGCCGCGCCCGGTTCCGGTTTTGGCCCCTCGATCGCCTTGGCCCCGTCAGCTAA